In Fusarium oxysporum Fo47 chromosome IX, complete sequence, the following proteins share a genomic window:
- a CDS encoding pectin lyase fold/virulence factor has translation MARLSAWLLLPLVCGSSLAKEGSVVPAFVDSSSSHSTRFDSLHDTPLNGNVPSATAAADTTTTDLTTVNPTTTDTVSASSVESSAALDTTTDSTTIKSETASTSSPESSAGSGSTTGSVTSNVDTTLTSSVDSSATSDIATGSTTAGKTSASGNLASSSESSAGSDTTSGSATSDASTTLAASLESSATSEVSSGSLTASETSASGDLTSSSEFSATLTSSETSETLTSSGTQTSEASHSLTTEFPSSFTSSQQTSESVVSTSTDSPLVLTVAADGSGDYTAINDAIKAAQTSGYPTVTVLAGTYTENVVIQATPTVTIVGEVSTKRDVSSPPQVVINNGGNANPALSFSTASAAGITWKNIKFSNTQAGGSGGAVFLRGSKNAFYNCQFYAAGIAAITGSYASAIVANSYIEAPDKVLYNYPSLYLYGTTVTATNSNGLIVYNKGALAGSTLYNSTIVFDTCDISQKSGSTNTRVFLAAGNGDGSVAVFRDTSIGGFITATGVYVDTKTQSKLNSYIEFGTTGDGSYSNHVADRSKYVTLVTDPKDLSPYEISAFFKSAYPSVAVSSLDWIDQGVLSAIQASNAKDFKQGVETTTSATPTTSEASSETSESATTTSDSKKTTSESLTKAADSVTTASDASSKTKSATSTTEESTSAAPTTSSCSLPSAVPSTAFVVGPKSNPCASYDTVASAVAALPADDTTQYIYILAGTYQGQVSVVRTGATVFRGETTDGSSSSNNKVTITARNAVLSSSGGSSGTATFAANKYEAKLVSFYNINFENSFDPTTNNIALAVYAKGTKVAFYGCDIDSSQGTLYLDYGNFFFSHSRISGTTDFVWGQGAGYIYNSVIVSRGSTTGQAIAAHKYQGSYGGSRFVFDLCAVVPESSSVPEASTYLGRDYSTKSNVAFVNSFLDGHIAGAGWKIASPTTFTGTFTEGNNTGPGWDSSARISVATIISDTSSFSAAGILGSDAWIDKAAIAPFKGWPGSVYGKDAASTTTTSAATTASSTTSATAAGATLTVAPSPTGNQYKTVASALAAIPNDGDDYTIFVKAGSYNEQLTFTRSSGHVTIRGETSFENDFTQNEVLIWFKLGYSTGASRNEETPVLFWKTTSASAGLSLYNLNFTNTYPQTSDTAALAADFFGNMAAYGCAFDGFQDTLLVNQGIQVFSNSYIAGSVDFIWGYSKAFFHQCYIASNTANAYITANNRKSSSWAGGFIFDKCKVTYTDSYGSNFGTTSLGRPWSQYALVVYMNSFLDKHISPQGWATWSSSNPQTSNVLFGEFNNTGPGNWTSSRASFATKLTESQAAAYSLGSFIGSTSWLDMKAYSLVPSYAIDGSDTATDPETDDTWPVHPSDGTTPPKNAVTVSVGGEKSGSYSTLTDALKSLPKDSTPQTIFIYAGTYEEQVPAINRPGPVTIIGYTESDPGKAYTSNQVTITQAKGLSVAGTIPAGRSNADTATIATASTKIAFYNVKFVNSDNLDGATPSYVTLAASIYGNDIGFYGCSFIGWQDTLLNGATNGYQYYESCYIEGAIDFIWGYSKAYFKGCTLAAKRAKSAITAQSRSSASAIGGYIFDQCLFTEASSATVDLQGQVYLGRPYSAYSLVVIKNSYLDSIIQPAGWKIWSTTDPRTDHITFAEYNNEGPGSWEKNTAAREAFGFATLLTSDTYSLESVMDSTDWIDKTYWDSITTPQPSIVTPTPVPTAPYSGKTPPAGAYIVSKDPIDGVTTYDTIQAAIDALPLSTKVTPTVFIYPGTYKEQIVLSRPGTTFFIGYSESPEDNSKNQVTITYDKGIDTQAEASNSDSATFYATGNYFQAVNINFANTFGTTANYASLGFAVKSSKFASLYGCQVYGNQDALLINGNLFAYNSIVTGNIDMIWGSGAGYFLKSTISPNRDGIALTANKKGTNTNSYGFVFDQCTVTPAGGATYSSIYLGRPWDQYARVAYIESELGSCVAAAGWQAWTKTDPRTANVIFGEFDNSGPGSSTSQRASFAKQLSGEDVAQFELGTFFTSTAWINMTLVDATPFDAGIAATQTFSSTTVYTTQTVTTSQTALVTTTGAAVTITEKSTSTLDVGTTITPDPTTKTNTEKSTTTQTQQITQGDSVITVKSTNVVDVGKTVTPADVTKTSTNVVAATVTSWITTSAKAVTTTVSTTAVTVTPKSVTQEETDFTTVFATSTSSPKAVTVKSTTTTTIGTGGTTTTSLKATTVVSTVVTTSVKTVSKTTTLKCIPTQDKRDLGAAAVLKPRAAIVFGNPSFDLSSGLTRRDLDLGSINLEARAEALRTVTVTVVSTYTTNVKTSTATVPGSTTTTELITTKTVGKTSTLKPVTVVEVSTSVATRFATVTIAGSTSTTTEVITKESGKTTTLKADTTTVVVDATSVVTEKKTTTLPATTVTVYKTLTQTLAAGTVKVTSTNTVKKTSTVTLDQKTVTSWATAKTTLLPSSTVTERSTVSKVTTSVVKSTKTNWATKTSKGAAACTN, from the exons ATGGCCAGATTGTCTGCCTGGCTACTGCTCCCGCTTGTCTGTGGGAGCAGTCTTGCAAAAGAAGGTTCAGTTGTCCCTGCTTTCGTTGATTCTTCCTCCAGCCATTCCACTCGTTTTGATTCCCTTCATGACACTCCTTTGAACGGCAACGTTCCT TCGGCTACGGCCGCTGCTGACACGACGACTACCGACCTGACCACTGTAAACCCAACTACGACCGATACTGTTTCAGCCTCATCAGTTGAGTCCAGCGCCGCTTTGGACACGACTACTGACTCTACCACAATTAAATCTGAGACCGCATCGACTTCATCTCCAGAGTCAAGCGCAGGCTCGGGTTCTACTACTGGCTCTGTCACCAGCAACGTCGATACTACCTTGACCTCTTCTGTCGATTCAAGCGCAACTTCGGACATCGCTACTGGATCCACCACAGCGGGCAAGACCTCAGCCTCTGGCAATCTCGCGTCGTCTTCTGAGTCTAGCGCTGGGTCAGATACGACTTCTGGCTCTGCCACCAGCGACGCCTCTACTACCTTGGCCGCTTCGCTTGAGTCGAGCGCCACTTCGGAAGTGTCTTCTGGCTCCTTGACAGCAAGCGAGACCTCAGCCTCTGGGGATCTCACATCGTCTTCCGAGTTCAGCGCCACCCTGACCTCCTCTGAGACGAGCGAGACTCTCACATCGTCTGGAACTCAAACCTCCGAGGCATCACACTCTCTAACCACCGaatttccttcttctttcactTCTTCACAACAAACATCAGAGAGCGTGGTTTCAACATCGACTGACTCGCCTCTAGTACTCACAGTTGCTGCTGACGGAAGCGGCGACTACACAGCTATTAACGATGCTATCAAGGCAGCACAGACAAGTGGTTACCCAACCGTGACTGTTCTTGCCGGCACTTACACCGAAAACGTCGTTATCCAGGCCACACCCACCGTCACTATCGTCGGTGAGGTTTCCACGAAGCGCGATGTGTCCTCCCCACCCCAGGtcgtcatcaacaacggcGGAAACGCCAACCCTGCACTGTCTTTCTCGACGGCAAGTGCTGCTGGGATCACATGGAAGAACATCAAGTTCTCCAACACTCAAGCTGGAGGGTCAGGCGGAGCTGTCTTCCTCAGGGGCAGTAAGAACGCATTCTACAACTGTCAATTTTACGCTGCTGGTATCGCTGCCATAACTGGATCCTACGCTTCTGCCATCGTAGCCAACTCGTACATTGAAGCTCCTGACAAAGTCCTCTATAACTACCCATCGCTCTACCTGTACGGAACCACAGTCACAGCTACGAACAGCAATGGTCTCATTGTCTACAACAAGGGCGCCCTCGCTGGAAGCACGCTCTACAACTCAACCATCGTCTTCGATACCTGCGACATCAGCCAGAAGAGTGGATCAACCAATACTCGCGTGTTCCTCGCCGCGGGCAACGGCGATGGCTCAGTCGCTGTCTTCCGTGATACGAGCATTGGAGGCTTCATCACTGCTACAGGTGTCTACGTTGATACCAAGACGCAGTCCAAGCTGAACAGCTACATCGAGTTCGGTACTACTGGGGACGGCAGCTACTCCAACCACGTGGCGGACCGCTCTAAGTATGTGACTCTGGTCACGGACCCCAAGGATCTTTCTCCTTACGAGATCTCCGCCTTCTTCAAGAGCGCATACCCAAGCGTTGCCGTCTCTTCTCTCGATTGGATTGATCAGGGTGTTTTGAGTGCCATTCAGGCCAGTAATGCCAAGGACTTCAAGCAGGGTGTTGAGACCACCACTTCGGCCACTCCTACGACTTCAGAAGCTTCCTCTGAGACCTCTGAATCAGCGACGACTACATCGGATTCGAAGAAGACCACATCTGAATCACTCACAAAAGCCGCTGATTCAGTGACGACAGCCTCTGACGCCTCATCTAAGACCAAATCTGCAACCAGCACTACAGAGGAATCCACTTCCGCCGCGCCCACTACATCCTCATGCTCACTGCCTTCAGCCGTTCCCAGCACGGCTTTCGTTGTCGGCCCTAAGAGCAACCCTTGTGCCTCTTACGACACTGTCGCGTCTGCAGTGGCAGCCCTTCCTGCTGACGACACCACCCAATACATCTACATCCTTGCTGGAACATACCAAGGACAAGTCTCGGTCGTCCGTACTGGTGCCACTGTCTTCCGCGGTGAAACCACTGATGGTTCTTCGTCCAGTAATAACAAGGTCACCATCACTGCCAGAAACGCTGTCTTGTCAAGCAGCGGTGGTTCGTCGGGCACAGCGACCTTCGCCGCCAACAAGTACGAAGCCAAGCTTGTATCTTTTTACAACATCAACTTTGAGAACTCCTTCGATCCTACGACCAACAACATCGCTCTTGCTGTCTATGCCAAGGGAACCAAGGTTGCTTTCTACGGCTGCGACATTGACTCGTCCCAGGGAACCCTGTACCTTGATTAcggcaacttcttcttcagtcaCAGTCGGATATCAGGAACTACTGACTTTGTTTGGGGACAAGGCGCTGGTTACATCTACAACTCTGTCATTGTTTCTCGGGGATCTACTACTGGCCAAGCTATCGCCGCCCACAAGTACCAGGGTTCGTATGGCGGTTCACGATTCGTGTTCGACCTCTGCGCGGTTGTTCCTGAGTCAAGCTCTGTGCCTGAGGCTAGCACCTACCTTGGCCGAGATTATAGCACAAAGTCCAACGTCGCCTTTGTCAACTCGTTCCTCGATGGCCATATCGCAGGCGCTGGATGGAAGATTGCTTCTCCCACCACCTTCACTGGTACCTTCACTGAGGGTAACAACACTGGTCCTGGCTGGGACTCTTCTGCTCGAATTTCTGTTGCAACCATTATCAGCGATACTTCTTCCTTCAGCGCTGCCGGTATCTTGGGCAGTGATGCTTGGATTGATAAGGCTGCCATTGCTCCCTTCAAGGGATGGCCTGGTTCTGTCTACGGCAAAGACGCTGCTAGCACCACAACCACTTCGGCTGCGACTACAGCTTCAAGCACTACAAGTGCTACCGCTGCCGGTGCTACGTTGACTGTTGCTCCCTCCCCTACCGGAAATCAGTACAAGACTGTGGCCTCTGCCCTTGCTGCCATTCCCAACGACGGCGATGACTACACCATCTTCGTCAAGGCGGGTTCTTACAACGAGCAACTTACCTTCACTCGCTCTAGCGGTCACGTTACCATTCGCGGTGAGACAAGCTTCGAGAATGACTTCACACAGAACGAGGTTCTCATCTGGTTCAAGCTGGGCTACTCGACTGGTGCATCCCGCAACGAAGAGACCCCCGTTCTCTTCTGGAAGACTACCTCAGCCTCTGCTGGTCTCTCGCTGTAcaacctcaacttcaccAATACCTATCCTCAGACTAGTGACACAGCTGCTCTCGCTGCTGACTTCTTTGGCAACATGGCTGCGTATGGATGTGCTTTCGATGGCTTCCAGGATACTCTACTTGTCAACCAGGGCATTCAGGTCTTCTCCAACTCCTATATAGCTGGATCAGTGGATTTTA TCTGGGGCTATAGCAAGGCCTTCTTCCACCAGTGCTATATTGCATCCAACACCGCCAATGCCTACATCACCGCAAACAACCGCAAGAGTTCTTCTTGGGCCGGTGGTTTCATCTTCGATAAGTGCAAGGTCACATATACTGACAGCTACGGATCTAACTTCGGTACGACGTCACTGGGTCGCCCCTGGTCCCAGTATGCCCTTGTTGTGTACATGAACTCTTTCCTTGACAAGCATATCTCTCCTCAGGGTTGGGCTACCTGGTCTTCCAGTAACCCTCAGACATCG AACGTGCTTTTCGGAGAATTCAACAACACCGGCCCCGGAAACTGGACCTCGTCTAGAGCCAGCTTCGCGACAAAGCTCACCGAGTCACAGGCTGCTGCATACTCCCTCGGATCGTTCATTGGCAGCACCAGCTGGCTTGATATGAAGGCATACAGCCTTGTACCCAGCTACGCCATTGACGGCTCTGACACAGCTACCGACCCTGAGACTGATGACACTTGGCCGGTGCATCCTTCTGACGGCACCACTCCTCCCAAGAACGCTGTCACTGTGTCCGTCGGAGGAGAAAAGTCGGGATCTTACTCCACTCTCACCGATGCTCTCAAGAGTCTCCCCAAGGACTCAACACCCCAGACCATTTTCATCTACGCCGGAACATATGAGGAGCAGGTCCCTGCGATCAACCGACCAGGACCTGTCACTATCATCGGATACACCGAGAGCGACCCAGGAAAGGCCTATACCAGCAACCAGGTCACCATCACCCAAGCCAAGGGTCTCTCGGTTGCTGGTACTATTCCCGCCGGCCGTAGCAACGCGGATACAGCCACCATCGCGACAGCCAGTACTAAGATCGCCTTTTACAACGTCAAATTCGTCAACTCGGACAACTTAGATGGCGCGACACCCAGTTATGTTACTCTTGCTGCTAGTATCTACGGAAATGACATCGGTTTCTATGGCTGCTCCTTCATCGGCTGGCAGGACACTCTGCTGAACGGCGCGACAAATGGTTACCAGTACTATGAGAGCTGTTACATCGAGGGTGCAATTGATTTCA TCTGGGGTTACAGCAAGGCCTACTTCAAGGGTTGCACACTGGCTGCGAAGCGTGCAAAGTCAGCCATCACAGCACAGAGCCGTAGCAGCGCGAGTGCGATCGGAGGTTACATCTTTGACCAGTGTCTTTTCACtgaagcttcttcagctACTGTGGATCTCCAGGGACAGGTCTATCTTGGCCGACCTTATAGCGCATATTCTCTTGTGGTCATCAAGAACAGTTACTTAGACAGCATCATTCAGCCTGCTGGTTGGAAGATTTGGTCTACAACCGATCCTCGCACTGATCATATCACTTTTGCTGAGTACAACAACGAGGGTCCTGGAAGCTGGGAGAAGAACACAGCAGCCCGAGAAGCATTTGGGTTTGCTACACTTCTGACCTCGGATACTTACTCTCTTGAGTCTGTTATGGACAGCACTGACTGGATCGACAAGACCTACTGGGACTCCATTACAACGCCTCAGCCCAGTATTGTCACACCTACCCCTGTTCCTACTGCTCCCTATAGCGGAAAGACTCCTCCTGCCGGTGCCTACATTGTCTCCAAGGACCCTATCGATGGAGTCACAACTTATGATACCATCCAGGCTGCCATCGATGCTCTGCCCCTTTCCACCAAGGTCACCCCCACTGTCTTCATCTATCCCGGCACATACAAGGAACAGATCGTCCTCAGCCGACCTGGAACCACATTCTTCATCGGTTACTCTGAGTCTCCTGAAGATAACTCCAAGAACCAGGTCACCATCACATATGACAAGGGCATTGACACTCAGGCTGAAGCCTCCAACTCTGACTCGGCTACATTCTATGCCACTGGTAACTACTTCCAGgctgtcaacatcaactttGCCAACACCTTTGGTACCACCGCCAA CTACGCTAGTCTTGGTTTTGCCGTCAAGAGCAGCAAGTTTGCCTCGCTCTATGGCTGTCAGGTCTACGGTAACCAGGACGCTCTGCTCATTAACGGTAATCTTTTCGCCTACAATTCAATCGTAACTGGCAATATCGACATGATCTGGGGTTCTGGAGCTGGATATTTCCTCAAGTCTACCATTTCTCCCAACAGAGACGGCATCGCATTGACTGCAAACAAGAAGGGGACAAATACAAATTCTTACGGTTTCGTGTTTGACCAGTGCACGGTTACTCCTGCTGGTGGTGCTACTTACTCCAGCATCTACCTTGGTCGACCGTGGGATCAATATGCTCGCGTTGCCTACATCGAGTCTGAGCTGGGTTCATGTGTGGCCGCTGCAGGTTGGCAAGCCTGGACCAAGACTGATCCCCGAACAGCCAATGTCATCTTTGGAGAGTTCGACAACTCTGGTCCTGGATCTTCTACTAGCCAGCGTGCTTCTTTCGCCAAGCAGCTCTCTGGCGAGGATGTTGCACAGTTTGAGCTGGGCACTTTCTTCACTTCTACGGCCTGGATCAACATGACGCTCGTTGACGCGACGCCTTTTGATGCGGGTATCGCTGCTACCCAGACATTCAGCTCCACAACTGTCTACACTACGCAGACTGTGACAACGTCTCAGACAGCTCTTGTCACCACCACCGGAGCCGCTGTGACTATTACAGAGAAGTCCACTTCTACTCTTGATGTCGGAACCACCATCACGCCTGATCCTACTACCAAGACCAATACCGAGAAGAGCACGACTACTCAGACTCAGCAGATCACACAAGGAGACAGCGTGATCACTGTTAAGTCGACTAACGTTGTGGATGTTGGCAAGACTGTCACCCCTGCTGACGTTACCAAGACTTCAACTAACGTGGTTGCCGCGACTGTCACCTCTTGGATCACAACTTCCGCAAAGGCTGTCACGACAACAGTATCTACTACTGCGGTCACAGTTACTCCCAAGTCGGTGACTCAGGAAGAGACCGACTTCACAACTGTCTTTGCTACCAGTACTTCAAGCCCCAAGGCTGTCACTGTCAAGAGCACTACCACTACCACTATTGGCACTGGCGGTACTACTACTACATCCCTGAAGGCTACCACCGTTGTGTCTACTGTCGTGACAACTTCTGTCAAGACTGTCTCTAAGACCACAACACTCAAGTGCATCCCAACCCAGGACAAGCGTGATCTCGGCGCCGCAGCGGTTCTCAAGCCTCGAGCTGCTATTGTCTTTGGTAACCCATCTTTCGATCTTTCTTCTGGTCTGACCCGCCGTGATCTGGACCTTGGCTCCATCAATCTTGAGGCTCGTGCCGAGGCTCTTCGAACAGTCACTGTCACCGTTGTCTCAACCTACACCACTAACGTCAAGACCTCGACCGCGACTGTCCCTGGTAGCACAACTACAACGGAGTtgatcaccaccaagacgGTTGGAAAGACAAGCACATTGAAGCCGGTGACCGTCGTAGAGGTGTCTACATCTGTCGCGACTCGATTCGCCACTGTTACTATCGCAGGATCTACTTCTACAACTACAGaggtcatcaccaaggagtCAGGCAAGACAACTACTCTCAAGGCCGATACCACTACAGTTGTCGTCGACGCTACATCTGTAGtcaccgagaagaagaccacCACTCTTCCCGCAACCACAGTCACAGTCTACAAGACTCTCACCCAGACTCTGGCTGCAGGAACTGTCAAGGTTACTTCAACCAACACAGTCAAGAAGACATCCACTGTCACCCTGGACCAGAAGACTGTCACAAGCTGGGCTACAGCGAAGACCACCCTGCTGCCTTCCAGCACAGTCACGGAGCGAAGCACTGTGTCCAAGGTTACCACTTCTGTGGTCAAGTCGACAAAGACGAATTGGGCGACCAAGACGAGCAAGGGCGCTGCTGCTTGCACCAACTGA